One stretch of Malus domestica chromosome 14, GDT2T_hap1 DNA includes these proteins:
- the LOC139191501 gene encoding uncharacterized protein isoform X1, with translation MRENEDDAVQSPSTFLQTNMEEKLDNYPPKLSSYNYNTLKKKWSSNLKLQLAVAIGFIPFPQKLNVFTLRMIGELRFQYMSWWFRSFGENMEEGREIAEEEGTKIVLSHPVLF, from the exons ATGAGGGAGAACGAGGACGACGCAGTTCAATCTCCATCCACATTTTTACAG ACGAACATGGAGGAAAAGTTGGATAATTATCCTCCTAAACTGAGCAGCTATAATTATAAcacgttgaaaaaaaaatggagctcAAATTTGAAACTGCAATTAGCAGTTGCAATTGGTTTTATTCCTTTCCCACAAAAACTAAATGTCTTCACTCTCAG GATGATTGGTGAATTGCGTTTTCAATATATGAGTTGGTGGTTTCGTTCTTTTGG GGAAAATatggaagaaggaagagaaataGCGGAAGAAGAGGGAACAAAAATAGTTTTGAGTCATCCTGTTCTGTTTTAG
- the LOC139191501 gene encoding uncharacterized protein isoform X2: protein MRENEDDAVQSPSTFLQTNMEEKLDNYPPKLSSYNYNTLKKKWSSNLKLQLAVAIGFIPFPQKLNVFTLRENMEEGREIAEEEGTKIVLSHPVLF from the exons ATGAGGGAGAACGAGGACGACGCAGTTCAATCTCCATCCACATTTTTACAG ACGAACATGGAGGAAAAGTTGGATAATTATCCTCCTAAACTGAGCAGCTATAATTATAAcacgttgaaaaaaaaatggagctcAAATTTGAAACTGCAATTAGCAGTTGCAATTGGTTTTATTCCTTTCCCACAAAAACTAAATGTCTTCACTCTCAG GGAAAATatggaagaaggaagagaaataGCGGAAGAAGAGGGAACAAAAATAGTTTTGAGTCATCCTGTTCTGTTTTAG
- the LOC103455044 gene encoding probable phosphopantothenoylcysteine decarboxylase: MSSSEPASPEIEPQANPAPRRPRILLAASGSVAAIKFGNLCHSFSEWAEVKAVATRASLHFIDRASLPKDVILYTDEDEWSTWNKMGDSVLHIELRRWADILVIAPLSANTLGKIAGGLCDNLLTCIVRAWDYSKPFFVAPAMNTLMWKNPFTERHIMLIDELGVSLIPPVTKRLACGDYGNGAMAEPSLIYSTVRLFFESRVQQGGNNVQQPV, translated from the exons ATGTCAAGCTCCGAACCTGCGAGTCCAGAGATTGAGCCACAAGCCAATCCTGCCCCAAGGAGGCCTCGGATTCTACTTGCTGCTAGTGGAAGTGTGGCTGCCATAAAGTTTGGCAACCTTTGCCATAGTTTTTCGGAATGGGCAGAAGTAAAAGCAGTTGCCACAAGAGCATCTTTGCATTTCATTGATAGAGCATCACTTCCCAAGGATGTAATCCTGTACACCGACGAGGATGAATGGTCTACTTGGAACAAAATGGGTGATAGTGTGCTTCACATTGAGCTCCGCCGTTGGGCGGATATCTTGGTTATCGCCCCATTGTCTGCAAACACACTAGGCAAG ATTGCTGGGGGATTGTGTGACAATCTACTGACCTGCATCGTACGAGCATGGGACTACAGCAAACCTTTCTTCGTCGCACCAGCCATGAATACCTTGATGTGGAAGAACCCCTTCACAGAGCGACATATCATGTTGATTGATGAACTTGGAGTTTCACTCATCCCACCAGTCACAAAGAGGCTGGCTTGTGGAGATTACGGGAATGGAGCAATGGCCGAACCTTCTTTGATTTATTCCACTGTAAGACTCTTTTTCGAGTCACGAGTTCAACAAGGCGGCAATAACGTTCAGCAACCAGTATAA
- the LOC103431113 gene encoding callose synthase 10-like isoform X2 gives MLVCKQERSMAQNLDPKSDGIGVLQFKVGLVTVIKQRLAKKHGGQIDQRRDIEHLWEFYQRYTRLHRVGDIQIQEPTWRESGTFSADFGNCLEIKETMATWRTLVEVMKALSKDADPNGVGKLNTEELRRVENTDATLSGELTAYKDVLLEAPPLAVGAFPEVRGAISAFRYTNQFPRLPANFEISGQRDADMFDLLECVFGFQKDNVRNQRVNVVLTFANAQSRLGKPIKRIDEKAMNEVFLKVLDSYIEWCIHLRISTLWNSFEALGRDRKLILVSFYFLIWGKAANFCFLPNCVCYIFHHMARELDAMLDNGEVYPAASCKTESRSVSFLEQISLPIYEALDAKAARNNNRKAAHSAQRNYGRLLVLS, from the exons ATGTTAGTGTGCAAGCAGGAACGTAGTATGGCGCAAAATCTGGACCCGAAAAGTGATGGCATCGGTGTTCTGCAGTTTAAGGTTGGACTGGTGACTGTAATCAAG CAAAGACTTGCGAAAAAACATGGGGGTCAAATAGATCAGCGTCGTGATATTGAGCACCTATGGGAATTTTACCAGCGCTACACGCGACTACATCGAGTTGGTGATATCCAGATACAGGAACCAACATGGCGGGAATCTGGAACTTTTAGTGCTGACTTTGGCAA TTGTTTAGAAATTAAAGAGACAATGGCTACCTGGAGGACTTTAGTTGAGGTGATGAAGGCACTTAGCAAAGATGCCGATCCTAATGGAGTCGGAAAACTTAATACAGAGGAG TTGCGAAGAGTTGAAAACACCGATGCAACATTATCTGGGGAGCTAACAGCCTACAAAGATGTCCTTCTAGAAGCACCACCATTAGCAGTTGGAGCTTTCCCAGAA GTTAGAGGAGCAATATCTGCTTTTAGGTATACCAATCAATTCCCCAGACTACCGGCTAATTTTGAGATATCCGGACAACGAGATGCGGACATGTTTGATCTTCTGGAATGTGTGTTTGGTTTTCAG AAAGACAATGTGAGGAACCAGAGAGTGAATGTTGTTCTTACATTTGCAAATGCACAATCTCGGCTTGGTAAACCTATTAAG AGAATAGACGAGAAGGCAATGAATGAGGTATTTCTTAAAGTTCTGGATTCTTATATTGAATGGTGCATACACTTGCGGATAAGCACTTTATGGAATAG TTTCGAAGCACTTGGTCGTGACCGGAAACTTATTCTGGTTTCCTTTTACTTTCTGATATGGGGCAAAGCTGCAAATTTCTGCTTTCTTCCCAATTGTGTTTGCTATATATTTCACCAT ATGGCTAGAGAGTTAGATGCCATGTTAGATAATGGAGAAGTTTATCCTGCTGCCAGCTGCAAAACAGAGAGCAGATCAGTGTCGTTCCTTGAGCAAATCAGTCTTCCAATATATGAAGCATTGGATGCG AAAGCTGCCAGAAACAATAACAGGAAAGCTGCGCATTCAGCACAGCGGAATTATG GTCGCttgcttgttttgagttga
- the LOC103431113 gene encoding callose synthase 10-like isoform X1 produces MLVCKQERSMAQNLDPKSDGIGVLQFKVGLVTVIKQRLAKKHGGQIDQRRDIEHLWEFYQRYTRLHRVGDIQIQEPTWRESGTFSADFGNCLEIKETMATWRTLVEVMKALSKDADPNGVGKLNTEELRRVENTDATLSGELTAYKDVLLEAPPLAVGAFPEVRGAISAFRYTNQFPRLPANFEISGQRDADMFDLLECVFGFQKDNVRNQRVNVVLTFANAQSRLGKPIKRIDEKAMNEVFLKVLDSYIEWCIHLRISTLWNSFEALGRDRKLILVSFYFLIWGKAANFCFLPNCVCYIFHHMARELDAMLDNGEVYPAASCKTESRSVSFLEQISLPIYEALDAKAARNNNRKAAHSAQRNYGDFDEYFWSLACFELSWPMRRNAQILLKPKKGIFASCIGTLWRT; encoded by the exons ATGTTAGTGTGCAAGCAGGAACGTAGTATGGCGCAAAATCTGGACCCGAAAAGTGATGGCATCGGTGTTCTGCAGTTTAAGGTTGGACTGGTGACTGTAATCAAG CAAAGACTTGCGAAAAAACATGGGGGTCAAATAGATCAGCGTCGTGATATTGAGCACCTATGGGAATTTTACCAGCGCTACACGCGACTACATCGAGTTGGTGATATCCAGATACAGGAACCAACATGGCGGGAATCTGGAACTTTTAGTGCTGACTTTGGCAA TTGTTTAGAAATTAAAGAGACAATGGCTACCTGGAGGACTTTAGTTGAGGTGATGAAGGCACTTAGCAAAGATGCCGATCCTAATGGAGTCGGAAAACTTAATACAGAGGAG TTGCGAAGAGTTGAAAACACCGATGCAACATTATCTGGGGAGCTAACAGCCTACAAAGATGTCCTTCTAGAAGCACCACCATTAGCAGTTGGAGCTTTCCCAGAA GTTAGAGGAGCAATATCTGCTTTTAGGTATACCAATCAATTCCCCAGACTACCGGCTAATTTTGAGATATCCGGACAACGAGATGCGGACATGTTTGATCTTCTGGAATGTGTGTTTGGTTTTCAG AAAGACAATGTGAGGAACCAGAGAGTGAATGTTGTTCTTACATTTGCAAATGCACAATCTCGGCTTGGTAAACCTATTAAG AGAATAGACGAGAAGGCAATGAATGAGGTATTTCTTAAAGTTCTGGATTCTTATATTGAATGGTGCATACACTTGCGGATAAGCACTTTATGGAATAG TTTCGAAGCACTTGGTCGTGACCGGAAACTTATTCTGGTTTCCTTTTACTTTCTGATATGGGGCAAAGCTGCAAATTTCTGCTTTCTTCCCAATTGTGTTTGCTATATATTTCACCAT ATGGCTAGAGAGTTAGATGCCATGTTAGATAATGGAGAAGTTTATCCTGCTGCCAGCTGCAAAACAGAGAGCAGATCAGTGTCGTTCCTTGAGCAAATCAGTCTTCCAATATATGAAGCATTGGATGCG AAAGCTGCCAGAAACAATAACAGGAAAGCTGCGCATTCAGCACAGCGGAATTATGGTGACTTTGATGAATACTTttg GTCGCttgcttgttttgagttgagcTGGCCTATGAGGAGGAATGCACAAATTTTGTTGAAGCCTAAAAAGGGAATATTCGCTAGTTGTATCGGTACTCTGTGGCGGACTTGA
- the LOC103455150 gene encoding callose synthase 10-like, translated as MARVYNNWERLVRAALNREQLRSSGQGHGRVPSGIAGAVPPSLGKTTNIDAILQAADEIQAEDPNVSRILCEQAYTMAQNLDPKSDGRGVLQFKTGLMSVIKQKFAKKDGGQIDRNRDIEHLWDFYQRYKRRHRVDDIQRQEQIWRESGTFGADFGDYLEMKKTIATLRALVEVMEALSKVADPNGVGRLITEELRKVKSTDATLSGELTAYNIVPLEAPSLTNAIGGFPEVRGAISTLRYTEQFPRLPADFEISGQRNADMFDLLECVFGFQKDNVRNQRENVVLTIANAQSRLGIPVEAYPKIDEKAINEVFLKVLDNYMKWCRYLRIRLAWNSLEAIDRDRKLFLVSLYFLIWGEAANVRFLPECICYIFHHMAKELDAILDHGEAILAASCRIESGSVSFLQQIIFPIYDILAAEAARNNNGKAAHSAWRNYDDFNEYFWSPACFELKWPMRRDSPFLFKPKKRKRTGKSTFVEHRTFFHLYRSFHRLWIFLALMFQALAIIAFNGHINLDTLKTVLSIGPTFVIMNFIESFLDVVLMFGAYTTARGMAVSRLVIRFFWFGLSSVAVTYIYLKVLHERNDRNSDSFYFRIYVIVLGVYAALRIVLALLLKFPGCHKISEMSDQSFFQFFKWIYQERYFVGRGLYEKMSDYCRYVLFWLVIFICKFTFTYFLQIKPLVEPTKIIVDLPSLQYSWHDFVSKNNNNALTVACLWAPVVGIYLMDFYIWYTILSAIIGGVIGARARLGEIRSIEMVHKRFESFPEAFAKNLVSQNRRLPFNSQSSQDSQDSNKMYAAMFSPFWNEIIKSLREEDFISNREMDLLCMPSNTGSLRLVQWPLFLLSSKILLAIDLALDCKDTQTDLWNRICRDEYMAYAVQEVYYSIEKILYSLVDGEGRLWVERIYREINNSIIEGSLLVTLILKKLPQVLQKLTALTGLLIRNETDILAKGAAKSVFELYDVVTHDLLSSDLREQLDTWSLLAKARNEGRLFSRIKWPNDPETKELVKRLHLLVTVKDSAANIPKNLEARRRLEFFTNSLFMDMPLAKPVSEMVPFCVFTPYYSETVLYSSSELRVENEDGISILFYLQKIFPDEWDNFLERIGRGESTGDAELQENSSDSLELRFWVSYRGQTLARTVRGMMYYRRALMLQSFMERRSFGVGDYPQNDVFTSQGYELSRESRAQADLKFTYVVSCQIYGQQKQRKAPEAADISLLLQRNEALRVAYIHVEESGASEGKTTKEFYSKLVKADIHGKDQEIYSIKLPGDPKLGEGKPENQNHAIVFTRGEAVQTIDMNQDNYLEEAMKMRNLLEEFRRKHGIRHPTILGVREHVFTGSVSSLAWFMSNQETSFVTLAQRVLAYPLKVRMHYGHPDVFDRIFHTTRGGISKSSRVINISEDIFGGFNSTLRQGNITHHEYIQVGKGRDVGLNQIALFEGKVAGGNGEQVLSRDVYRIGQLFDFFRMFSFFYTTVGFYVCTMMTVLIVYIFLYGRAYLAFSGIDRAIAKQAKLSGNTALDAVLNAQFLVQIGIFTAVPMIMGFILELGLLKAVFSFITMQLQLCSVFFTFSLGTKTHYFGRTILHGGAKYRATGRGFVVKHIKFAENYRLYSRSHFVKAFEVALLLIVYIAYGYTDGGAVSYILLTLSSWFLVISWLFAPYIFNPSGFEWQKTVEDFDDWTGWLLYRGGVGVKGEHSWESWWDEEQMHIQTLRGRILETILSLRFFMFQYGVVYKLHITAKDTSLAIYGYSWVVLVTVVLIFKVFSFSPKKSANFQLVMRFIQGVASLGLVAVIALLVIFTDLSIVDLFASLLAIIPTGWAILCLAVTWKSIVRRLGLWDSVREFARMYDAGMGMLIFAPIAFLSWFPFISTFQSRLLFNQAFSRGLEISLILAGNKANVDV; from the exons ATGGCGAGGGTTTACAACAATTGGGAGCGGCTGGTGCGGGCCGCGCTCAACCGAGAGCAGCTCAGGAGCTCCGGCCAGGGCCACGGGAGGGTTCCTAGTGGAATCGCCGGCGCCGTCCCGCCGTCGCTCGGGAAGACCACCAATATCGATGCTATCTTACAAGCTGCAGATGAGATTCAAGCTGAGGATCCCAACGTCTCCAGAATTC TGTGTGAGCAGGCGTATACCATGGCGCAAAATCTGGACCCGAAAAGTGACGGCAGAGGTGTTCTTCAGTTTAAGACTGGATTGATGTCTGTAATCAAG caaaaatttgcaaaaaaagATGGGGGTCAAATAGATCGGAATCGTGATATTGAGCACCTCTGGGATTTTTACCAGCGCTACAAGCGACGACATAGAGTTGATGATATCCAGAGACAGGAACAAATATGGCGTGAATCTGGAACTTTTGGTGCTGACTTTGGCGA TTATTTAGAAATGAAAAAGACAATTGCTACCTTGAGGGCTTTAGTTGAGGTGATGGAGGCACTTAGCAAAGTTGCTGATCCTAATGGAGTTGGAAGACTTATTACAGAGGAG TTGCGCAAAGTTAAAAGCACCGATGCAACATTATCTGGGGAGCTTACAGCCTACAATATTGTCCCTCTAGAAGCACCATCATTGACCAATGCAATTGGAGGTTTCCCAGAA GTTAGAGGTGCAATATCTACACTTAGGTATACTGAGCAATTCCCCAGACTTCCTGCTGACTTTGAGATATCCGGACAACGGAATGCGGACATGTTTGATCTTCTGgaatgtgtttttggttttcag AAAGACAATGTGAGGAACCAGAGAGAGAATGTTGTTCTTACAATTGCAAATGCACAATCTCGGCTTGGTATACCCGTTGAGGCTTATCCG AAAATTGATGAGAAAGCAATAAATGAGGTATTTCTGAAAGTTCTGgataattatatgaaatggtgcAGATACCTGCGGATACGCCTTGCATGGAATAG TTTAGAAGCAATTGATCGGGACAGGAAACTTTTTCTGGTTTCCTTGTACTTTCTGATTTGGGGTGAAGCTGCAAATGTCCGCTTTCTTCCTGAATGTATTTGCTACATATTTCACCAT ATGGCTAAAGAGTTAGATGCAATACTAGATCATGGAGAAGCTATTCTTGCTGCCAGCTGCAGAATCGAGTCTGGGTCTGTGTCCTTCCTTCAGCAAATCATTTTTCCAATATATGATATATTGGCTGCG GAAGCCGCCAGAAATAATAATGGGAAAGCTGCACATTCAGCATGGAGGAATTATGATGACTTTAATGAATACTTTTG GTCACCTGCTTGTTTTGAATTGAAGTGGCCTATGAGGAGGGATTCACCATTCTTGTTCAAACCTAAAAAGCGAAAAAGG ACCGGAAAAAGCACTTTCGTTGAGCATCGGACCTTTTTTCACTTGTATAGAAGTTTCCATCGCCTGTGGATCTTTTTAGCTTTGATGTTCCAG GCTTTGGCAATTATAGCCTTTAATGGACACATCAACTTGGATACTTTAAAGACAGTCCTCAGCATTGGACCAACTTTTGTTATCATGAACTTCATAGAGA GTTTTCTGGACGTGGTGCTCATGTTTGGGGCTTACACCACAGCCAGAGGCATGGCTGTCTCTAGACTTGTAATTAGATTTTTCTGGTTTGGCTTGAGCTCTGTTGCTGTGACATATATCTATCT GAAAGTTCTGCATGAAAGAAATGACAGAAACTCAGATTCATTCTACTTTCGGATATATGTTATTGTATTGGGTGTTTATGCTGCTCTGCGCATAGTCCTTGCACTATTGCTTAAGTTTCCAGGATGTCATAAAATTTCTGAGATGTCTGATCAATccttcttccaattttttaagTGGATTTACCAG GAGCGTTACTTTGTTGGACGCGGTCTTTATGAGAAGATGAGTGATTACTGCAG GTATGTGCTCTTTTGGTTGGTGATCTTCATCTGCAAGTTCACCTTTACCTACTTTCTCCAG ATTAAACCTCTTGTTGAACCCACCAAAATCATCGTGGACCTTCCATCTCTGCAATACTCATGGCATGATTTTGTGTCAAAGA ATAACAATAATGCATTGACGGTAGCTTGCCTATGGGCTCCTGTTGTGGGT ATCTATCTCATGGATTTTTACATATGGTACACAATCCTGTCAGCCATTATTGGTGGTGTGATCGGTGCAAGAGCTCGGTTAGGCGAG ATACGTTCGATTGAAATGGTGCATAAACGCTTTGAGAGTTTTCCAGAAGCTTTTGCCAAGAATCTCGTCTCACAAAATAGAAG GTTGCCGTTTAACAGTCAGTCATCCCAG GATTCTCAAGATTCAAACAAGATGTATGCAGCCATGTTTTCTCCATTTTGGAACGAGATAATTAAAAGTTTGCGAGAGGAGGATTTTATTAGTAATAG GGAGATGGATTTGCTCTGTATGCCTAGCAACACAGGAAGTCTAAGATTGGTTCAATGGCCTTTGTTTCTTCTGAGCAGTAAG ATCTTGCTGGCAATTGATTTGGCTTTGGACTGCAAAGATACACAGACAGATCTTTGGAATAGAATATGCAGGGATGAGTACATGGCATATGCAGTtcaggaagtctactacagtaTTGAAAAGATACTATATTCTCTGGTTGATGGTGAAGGGAGACTTTG GGTTGAAAGGATCTACCGCGAGATCAACAACAGTATTATAGAGGGTTCTCTTCTTGTAACTTTAATTCTTAAGAAGCTTCCCCAGGTGTTACAGAAACTTACAGCTTTAACTGGGCTGCTG ATACGCAATGAAACTGATATACTTGCAAAAGGTGCTGCTAAATCTGTATTTGAGCTGTATGATGTTGTTACTCATGACCTTTTGTCATCTGATTTGAG GGAGCAGCTTGACACTTGGAGCCTTTTAGCAAAAGCAAGAAATGAAGGGCGCTTGTTTTCCAGGATAAAGTGGCCCAATGATCCAGAAACT AAAGAGCTGGTTAAGCGGTTACACCTTCTTGTCACTGTAAAGGATTCTGCAGCAAATATTCCAAAAAATCTTGAAGCAAGAAGAAGATTAGAGTTTTTTACAAATTCATTGTTTATGGACATGCCTTTAGCAAAGCCAGTTAGTGAAATGGTTCCTTTCTG CGTCTTCACCCCGTACTACAGTGAGACGGTACTTTATAGTTCCTCCGAATTGCGAGTTGAAAATGAGGATGGAATATCAATACTTTTCTATCTTCAGAAAATTTTTCCAG ATGAGTGGGATAACTTTTTGGAACGGATTGGTCGGGGTGAGTCTACTGGGGATGCTGAGCTGCAGGAAAATTCAAGTGATTCTTTGGAGCTTCGGTTTTGGGTATCTTATCGCGGGCAGACTTTAGCCAGGACCG TGCGTGGTATGATGTATTATAGAAGGGCTTTAATGCTACAGAGTTTTATGGAAAGAAGATCGTTTGGAG TGGGTGATTATCCGCAAAATGATGTCTTCACTAGTCAAGGTTATGAGTTGTCACGTGAATCACGTGCACAAGCGGATTTGAAATTTACTTATGTGGTGTCATGCCAAATTTATGGGCAACAAAAGCAGAGAAAGGCACCGGAGGCTGCTGATATATCCCTTTTGTTGCAGAG GAATGAAGCCCTTCGGGTTGCATATATACACGTTGAGGAGAGTGGTGCAAGTGAAGGAAAGACCACAAAGGAATTTTATTCAAAGCTTGTAAAAGCCGATATACATGGAAAGGATCAG GAAATATACTCCATTAAACTTCCTGGTGATCCGAAGCTTGGTGAAGGGAAGCCTGAAAATCAAAACCATGCAATAGTGTTCACTCGTGGGGAAGCTGTTCAGACTATTGACATGAACCAG GACAACTACCTTGAGGAGGCAATGAAAATGAGAAATCTCCTTGAGGAATTTCGCAGAAAACATGGCATTCGACATCCAACTATTCTTGGTGTGCGAGAGCACGTATTTACTGGAAG TGTTTCATCTTTAGCATGGTTCATGTCCAATCAAGAGACTAGCTTTGTGACTTTGGCTCAACGAGTTTTAGCATATCCTCTCAA AGTTCGCATGCACTATGGACACCCTGATGTGTTTGACCGAATTTTCCACACTACCCGAGGTGGGATTAGTAAATCGTCACGTGTTATCAATATTAGTGAAGATATTTTTGGAG GGTTCAACTCCACATTGAGGCAGGGTAACATTACACACCACGAATACATTCAG GTTGGGAAAGGAAGAGACGTCGGGTTAAATCAGATTGCATTATTTGAAGGGAAAGTAGCAGGAGGAAATGGGGAGCAAGTCCTAAGTAGGGATGTGTACAGGATTGGGCAACTTTTTGATTTTTTCAGAATGTTCTCTTTCTTTTACACCACTGTTGGTTTCTACGTCTGCACAATG ATGACTGTTCTCATAGTATACATATTCTTATACGGAAGGGCTTATCTG GCTTTCTCTGGAATTGATCGTGCAATTGCGAAGCAAGCAAAATTGTCGGGTAACACAGCATTAGATGCTGTTCTCAATGCACAATTCTTGGTCCAGATTGGAATTTTTACTGCAGTTCCAATGATTATGGGTTTTATACTTGAGTTGGGATTGTTGAAG GCGGTTTTCAGTTTTATCACAATGCAGCTTCAGTTATGTTCTGTGTTCTTCACGTTCTCATTGGGAACTAAAACTCATTATTTTGGGCGCACCATTCTCCATGGAGGTGCAAAA TACCGAGCAACTGGAAGAGGCTTTGTTGTCAAGCACATAAAGTTTGCTGAGAATTATAGGCTCTACTCGAGGAGTCATTTTGTCAAAGC GTTTGAAGTGGCTCTACTTCTCATAGTTTACATTGCATATGGGTACACAGATGGTGGTGCTGTTTCTTACATTTTGCTAACTCTCAGCAGTTGGTTCCTTGTCATCTCCTGGTTGTTTGCTCCCTATATCTTTAATCCGTCTGGTTTTGAGTGGCAAAA GACGGTGGAAGATTTTGATGATTGGACCGGTTGGCTTCTTTACCGAGGCGGAGTAGGAGTTAAGGGAGAGCATAGTTGGGAATCTTGGTGGGATGAGGAGCAG ATGCATATTCAAACACTGAGAGGTCGTATATTGGAAACAATTTTGAGCTTGAGATTCTTCATGTTTCAATACGGCGTTGTCTACAAACTCCATATCACTGCAAAGGACACATCACTTGCG ATTTACGGCTACTCTTGGGTTGTATTGGTGACTGTTGTCCTGATTTTCAAG GTCTTCAGCTTCAGTCCCAAAAAGTCCGCCAACTTTCAGCTCGTGATGAGATTTATACAGGGTGTGGCATCCTTAGGACTTGTCGCGGTTATTGCTCTTCTTGTAATATTTACCGACCTCTCAATAGTTGACCTGTTTGCAAGCCTGCTCGCAATCATTCCTACCGGATGGGCCATATTATGC CTAGCGGTCACTTGGAAGAGCATCGTCAGGCGTCTAGGTTTATGGGACTCGGTGAGGGAGTTTGCCAGGATGTACGATGCTGGTATGGGGATGCTCATTTTTGCTCCTATAGCGTTCTTGTCCTGGTTCCCTTTCATCTCCACCTTCCAGTCTCGACTTCTCTTTAACCAAGCATTTAGCCGTGGGTTGGAAATATCGCTCATCCTCGCCGGAAACAAAGCCAATGTTGACGTCTAA
- the LOC103455047 gene encoding large ribosomal subunit protein uL24z, whose amino-acid sequence MKYNPRVTSSRRKNRKAHFTAPSSVRRVLMSAPLSTDLRSKYNVRSMPVRKDDEVQVVRGTYKGREGKVVQVYRRKWVIHIERITREKVNGSTVNVGINPSKVVITKLRLDKDRKSLLDRKAKGRAAADKDKGTKFTAEDIMQNVD is encoded by the coding sequence ATGAAGTACAATCCCCGCGTCACCAGCTCCCGGCGGAAGAACCGCAAGGCTCATTTCACCGCGCCGTCCAGCGTGCGGCGGGTGCTGATGAGCGCGCCCCTCTCCACCGACCTCCGCTCCAAATACAACGTCCGATCGATGCCGGTGCGCAAGGACGACGAGGTCCAGGTCGTGCGTGGGACCTACAAGGGCCGCGAGGGCAAGGTTGTCCAGGTGTACCGTCGCAAGTGGGTCATCCACATCGAGCGGATCACCCGGGAGAAGGTGAACGGTTCCACTGTCAATGTCGGCATCAACCCCTCCAAGGTCGTCATCACCAAGCTCCGCCTCGACAAGGACCGCAAGTCTCTGCTCGACCGCAAGGCCAAGGGCCGCGCCGCCGCTGACAAGGACAAGGGCACCAAGTTCACTGCCGAGGATATCATGCAGAACGTCGATTGA